One stretch of Shewanella sp. Arc9-LZ DNA includes these proteins:
- a CDS encoding MFS transporter — MTRFILCSFALVLLYPTAIDLYLVGLPQIAKDLGASESQLHIAFSVYLAGMATTMVFAGKLSDVIGRRPIAITGAIIFTLASFMGSTVENSQSFLIVRFIQGIGAGSCYVVAFAILRDKLDDKRRAKVLSMVNGITCIMPVIAPVIGHLIMLSLPWPSLFITMAAMGGMVCLMSVFVLKETNTTRQSSRANVTTVETTDPLTAHPFTQSTTQSTTATESFYQRFFLSRLLISAIAVTAILTFVNVSPMLIMNIMGFSRGEYSIAMALTALVSMLTSFAMPLALSYIKQRSLMLVSQLLFVSAAIILGQTQLSADSQFISLFGLSLICAGFSIGFGVVMSQALSPYRYRAGVASSMLGVAQICSSALYIWLLGLLGISALNMLILILLMGGVISAVLIVFIPSPLPSISNEEIISTP, encoded by the coding sequence ATGACTAGATTTATACTGTGTAGCTTCGCGCTGGTTCTGCTTTATCCCACTGCAATTGACCTTTATTTAGTTGGTTTACCACAAATCGCCAAAGACTTAGGTGCAAGTGAGTCACAACTCCATATCGCTTTTTCTGTGTATTTAGCGGGTATGGCCACAACGATGGTATTTGCCGGTAAATTATCAGACGTTATCGGCAGACGACCCATAGCAATTACTGGCGCTATTATTTTTACATTAGCTTCGTTCATGGGCAGTACAGTAGAAAACAGCCAATCTTTTTTAATCGTCCGCTTTATTCAAGGTATTGGCGCTGGCAGTTGTTACGTGGTCGCGTTTGCTATTTTACGTGACAAGCTGGACGATAAACGCAGAGCAAAAGTATTATCTATGGTCAATGGAATTACCTGCATCATGCCCGTTATCGCCCCGGTGATTGGTCATTTGATCATGCTTAGCCTTCCATGGCCAAGTCTGTTTATTACTATGGCAGCCATGGGCGGAATGGTGTGTTTAATGTCAGTATTTGTTTTAAAAGAAACCAATACTACACGCCAATCATCACGAGCTAATGTAACAACAGTCGAAACAACTGATCCATTAACAGCCCACCCCTTCACTCAATCAACAACTCAATCAACAACTGCGACAGAATCCTTTTACCAACGATTCTTTTTAAGCCGACTACTCATTAGTGCCATTGCCGTTACAGCAATTCTTACGTTTGTAAATGTATCGCCAATGTTGATCATGAATATCATGGGCTTTAGTCGCGGCGAGTATTCAATTGCGATGGCATTAACGGCACTTGTTAGTATGCTCACCTCATTTGCTATGCCATTGGCGTTGTCATATATCAAGCAACGTAGCTTGATGCTGGTATCTCAATTATTATTTGTGTCTGCCGCAATCATCCTCGGGCAGACTCAACTCAGTGCCGATAGCCAATTTATCAGTCTATTTGGTCTTAGTCTTATCTGTGCAGGATTTTCAATTGGGTTTGGTGTGGTAATGAGCCAAGCGCTTAGCCCCTATCGTTATCGAGCGGGTGTCGCCAGTTCTATGCTCGGAGTGGCTCAAATTTGCAGTTCAGCTTTGTATATTTGGCTATTAGGCTTGCTTGGTATAAGTGCATTGAATATGCTGATATTAATATTGTTAATGGGTGGCGTTATCAGCGCTGTTTTAATAGTATTCATTCCCTCACCACTGCCGAGTATTTCCAATGAAGAAATCATTAGCACGCCTTGA
- a CDS encoding bifunctional diguanylate cyclase/phosphodiesterase has translation MHKNTISQEVNELVLDATNVGVWDWRVENDGLVCNERWAEIIGYTLSELMPVDYQTWLDVLHPDDLPRAIKNYDYHCQGQSELCELEVRMKHKSGHYVWVLSTGKAIAWDVEGKPTRMIGMHQEITFRKRQEELLATTTELLRESQEIGKLGGWQLNLHNGDLIWTDETYRIYETTPQEYIPTVEMGVSYLLPDSKKLFQEALDAAIQLGEEYDLELETYTTKGRKIDVRTTCHITYVDGVAEKLSGIFQDITDEKNNQRKLEKSNQVLKEVNEKLKFAANYDPLTHLPNRNLLADRMQQALIKAQRNSKQIAIAFLDLDGFKEVNDAYGHDIGDEFLCLVANRFKTAIREDDTLARFGGDEFVLILDDLDCHHQATEILQRILSSITEIFIIENKRLSITVSIGVTFFPQDNSYPDILIRHADQAMYRAKEQGKNCIHEFDFENDVAIKLQYRELEYISNGFNNNEFLLFYQPKINMETNDIIGLEALIRWQHPTEGLLSPFRFLPYIEEEPLAIELGKWVIDQAIKQHNEWRRLGIVIPISVNVSPLQLQHEDFIKQLNEILFLNTSFQAGQLEFEILESSIIKDTQHIAEVISQCKQLGIRFSLDDFGTGFSSLSYLRKLKTDVIKIDQSFVIDMLDDMDDQAIVKSVIELSKTFGRSVIAEGVETQEHGRQLLKMGCQLAQGFGIARPMPASSIPEWINLWNTSPPWICK, from the coding sequence ATGCACAAGAATACGATAAGCCAAGAGGTTAATGAGTTAGTTTTAGATGCGACTAATGTTGGCGTCTGGGATTGGCGTGTTGAAAATGATGGTCTTGTTTGTAATGAACGTTGGGCTGAGATTATAGGGTATACCTTATCGGAGTTAATGCCTGTTGATTACCAAACTTGGCTAGATGTATTGCACCCAGATGATTTGCCTAGGGCAATTAAAAATTATGATTACCATTGTCAAGGCCAAAGCGAACTTTGTGAGTTAGAAGTTCGTATGAAACACAAAAGCGGTCATTATGTTTGGGTATTGTCTACAGGCAAAGCTATTGCATGGGATGTTGAAGGCAAGCCGACACGAATGATTGGCATGCACCAAGAAATAACCTTTCGTAAGCGGCAGGAAGAACTACTTGCAACCACAACCGAGTTATTGAGAGAATCTCAAGAGATAGGCAAGCTAGGTGGCTGGCAACTCAACTTGCATAACGGTGACTTGATTTGGACAGATGAAACTTACAGAATTTATGAAACAACTCCGCAAGAATATATTCCTACCGTTGAAATGGGGGTAAGTTATTTATTACCCGATTCCAAAAAATTATTCCAAGAAGCGCTTGATGCTGCGATTCAACTTGGCGAAGAGTACGACTTAGAGCTTGAAACTTATACCACCAAAGGACGAAAGATTGACGTTAGAACGACTTGTCATATCACGTATGTCGATGGTGTTGCTGAAAAATTAAGTGGTATATTTCAAGACATTACCGACGAGAAAAATAATCAACGCAAACTTGAAAAAAGTAATCAGGTATTAAAAGAAGTAAATGAGAAGTTAAAGTTTGCAGCCAACTATGATCCACTAACACATTTGCCAAACAGAAATTTGTTAGCTGATCGAATGCAGCAAGCGCTTATCAAAGCGCAGCGTAATAGCAAACAAATAGCTATAGCCTTCCTAGACTTGGATGGCTTTAAAGAGGTAAATGATGCTTACGGTCATGATATAGGAGATGAGTTTCTTTGCCTTGTTGCAAATAGGTTTAAAACTGCAATACGAGAGGATGATACTCTTGCCAGGTTTGGTGGCGATGAGTTTGTTTTGATTCTTGATGATTTAGACTGTCATCATCAAGCAACAGAAATATTACAGCGAATACTTTCTTCAATTACAGAAATATTTATTATTGAAAATAAGCGCCTTTCTATAACTGTGAGTATTGGCGTGACATTTTTCCCACAGGATAATAGTTACCCAGACATACTTATTCGTCATGCTGATCAGGCTATGTATAGGGCTAAAGAGCAGGGAAAGAATTGCATTCATGAATTTGACTTTGAAAATGATGTAGCGATAAAACTCCAGTATCGAGAGTTAGAATACATAAGCAATGGATTTAATAACAATGAGTTTTTGTTATTCTACCAACCCAAAATTAATATGGAAACTAATGATATTATAGGTTTAGAGGCCCTTATTCGTTGGCAACATCCGACAGAAGGTCTTTTGTCACCCTTTCGCTTTTTGCCCTACATTGAAGAAGAGCCTCTAGCAATTGAGTTAGGTAAATGGGTAATTGACCAGGCAATAAAGCAGCATAATGAATGGCGACGCTTAGGAATAGTTATACCTATCAGTGTCAATGTCAGTCCATTACAACTTCAGCATGAAGATTTCATTAAACAATTAAATGAAATCTTATTTCTCAACACGAGTTTTCAAGCGGGTCAGCTTGAATTTGAAATTTTAGAATCCAGTATTATTAAAGATACTCAGCACATCGCTGAGGTTATTAGTCAATGTAAACAGTTAGGGATACGTTTTTCGTTAGATGATTTTGGTACGGGGTTTTCATCTTTAAGCTATTTGAGAAAGTTAAAGACTGATGTTATAAAAATAGATCAATCTTTTGTCATTGACATGTTAGATGATATGGATGATCAAGCCATTGTAAAAAGTGTCATTGAATTATCGAAGACCTTCGGTCGTTCTGTGATAGCAGAGGGGGTTGAAACCCAAGAGCATGGTCGGCAATTACTCAAAATGGGATGTCAATTAGCACAAGGTTTCGGTATAGCAAGGCCAATGCCAGCAAGCTCAATCCCTGAGTGGATTAATTTATGGAATACGTCTCCTCCTTGGATTTGTAAATGA
- the yidZ gene encoding HTH-type transcriptional regulator YidZ, with translation MKKSLARLDLNLLITLQLLLQELSVTKTAKKLNVTPSTVSKSLSKLREWFDDPLFIKTPHGFSPTSLAISMEQELADWLQVSSQILAKRGDEIPNGVRFNLAMESPLLLTMFNQLTQQIFQQYPDAKVKVHNWDYDSIEAIIRGEVDIGFTGRESHPRSKESIKLLPYFINYEVLFTDLPLVYLHKDHPALKEDWNIDTFVKYPQINITWEKSETWALDEVLIEMGLSRNIELTMATFEQSLFMTAQSGHNMITTAPQYCQHYCRNIHTDLVCLPIPVDKALQDKLMIPFTMIWHKRNNQNPKIKWLRDAIKALYRDLNNTHLR, from the coding sequence ATGAAGAAATCATTAGCACGCCTTGATCTAAACTTGCTGATCACTCTGCAATTGTTATTACAAGAATTAAGCGTCACTAAAACAGCAAAAAAACTGAACGTGACGCCGTCAACGGTGAGCAAATCACTCAGCAAATTACGAGAATGGTTTGACGACCCTTTGTTTATAAAAACACCTCATGGATTTAGCCCAACGTCACTTGCCATCAGTATGGAACAAGAGCTTGCTGACTGGTTACAAGTCAGCAGTCAAATACTCGCCAAACGCGGCGATGAGATCCCTAACGGTGTGCGCTTTAATCTTGCGATGGAATCGCCATTGCTGCTGACGATGTTTAATCAGCTTACACAGCAAATATTTCAGCAGTATCCAGACGCTAAAGTCAAAGTTCATAACTGGGACTATGATTCAATTGAAGCTATTATTCGAGGAGAAGTTGACATTGGTTTTACTGGCCGAGAGAGCCACCCAAGATCAAAAGAATCGATTAAACTTTTACCTTACTTTATCAATTACGAAGTATTATTTACCGACCTCCCCTTAGTGTATTTACATAAAGATCACCCAGCCTTAAAAGAAGATTGGAATATTGATACTTTTGTAAAATATCCACAAATTAACATCACATGGGAAAAGTCTGAAACCTGGGCATTAGATGAAGTATTAATAGAAATGGGCTTAAGCCGTAATATTGAATTAACCATGGCCACGTTCGAACAATCTTTGTTTATGACAGCTCAGTCTGGTCACAACATGATTACCACTGCACCACAATATTGTCAGCACTACTGTCGTAATATACACACAGATTTAGTGTGTTTACCTATTCCGGTAGATAAAGCATTACAAGATAAATTGATGATTCCCTTCACCATGATTTGGCATAAACGAAACAATCAAAATCCAAAAATAAAATGGTTAAGAGATGCGATAAAAGCCTTATATCGAGACCTTAATAATACCCACTTGCGTTAG